A genomic window from Bos javanicus breed banteng chromosome 13, ARS-OSU_banteng_1.0, whole genome shotgun sequence includes:
- the OPRL1 gene encoding nociceptin receptor isoform X2, translating into MKTATNIYIFNLALADTLVLLTLPFQGTDVLLGFWPFGNALCKTVIAIDYYNMFTSTFTLTAMSVDRYVAICHPIRALDVRTSSKAQAVNVAIWALASVVGVPVAIMGSAQVEDEEIECLVEIPTPQDYWGPVFAVCIFLFSFIIPVLIISICYSLMIRRLRGVRLLSGSREKDRNLRRITRLVLVVVAVFVGCWTPVQVFVLVQGLGVQPGSETAVAILRFCTALGYVNSGLNPILYAFLDENFKACFRKFCCASTLRREMQVSDRVRSIAKDVALAHKTAETVPRPA; encoded by the exons AGACACTTTGGTGCTGCTGACACTGCCCTTCCAGGGCACAGATGTCCTCCTGGGCTTCTGGCCGTTTGGGAATGCCTTGTGCAAGACAGTCATTGCCATCGACTATTACAACATGTTCACCAGCACCTTCACGCTGACTGCCATGAGTGtggaccgctatgtggccatctgccaccccaTCCGCGCCCTCGACGTCCGGACATCCAGCAAGGCCCAGGCTGTCAACGTGGCCATCTGGGCCCTGGCCTCCGTTGTCGGTGTTCCTGTTGCCATCATGGGCTCGGCACAGGTTGAGGATGAAG AGATCGAGTGTCTGGTGGAGATCCCCACCCCACAGGATTACTGGGGCCCTGTGTTTGCCGTCTgcatcttcctcttctccttcatcATCCCCGTGCTCATCATCTCCATCTGCTACAGCCTGATGATCCGGCGGCTGCGTGGCGTCCGCCTGCTCTCAGGCTCCCGGGAGAAGGACCGGAACCTGCGGCGCATCACACgactggtgctggtggtggtggcagtgttCGTGGGCTGCTGGACGCCTGTCCAGGTCTTTGTGCTGGTCCAAGGGCTGGGTGTCCAGCCTGGCAGTGAGACCGCAGTGGCCATCCTGCGTTTCTGCACAGCTCTTGGCTATGTCAACAGTGGCCTCAACCCCATCCTTTATGCCTTCCTGGATGAGAACTTCAAAGCCTGCTTCCGGAAGTTCTGCTGTGCATCAACCCTGCGACGGGAGATGCAGGTGTCCGACCGCGTGCGCAGCATTGCCAAGGACGTGGCTCTCGCCCACAAGACCGCCGAGACAGTGCCGCGGCCAGCATGA
- the NPBWR2 gene encoding neuropeptides B/W receptor type 2 has protein sequence MMEASGLEGLESTSSPCPGSTGTGLSWDNGTRHNATFPEPLPALYVLLPVVYSVICAVGLVGNAAVICVILRAPKMKTVTHVFILNLAIADGLFTLVLPTNIAEHLLQRWPFGEVLCKLVLAIDHCNIFSSVYFLAAMSIDRYLVVLATARSRRMPRRTVRRAKVASLCVWLGVTVAVLPFLTFAGVYNNELQVTSCGLSFPRPERAWFQASRIYTLVLGFVVPMCTLCVLYADLLRRLRALRLHSGAKALGKAKRKVSLLVLAVLAVGLLCWTPFHLASIVALTTDLPQTPLVIIVSYVVTSLSYTSSCLNPFLYAFLDHSFRKSLRTACRCQGA, from the coding sequence ATGATGGAGGCCAGCGGGCTGGAAGGCCTGGAAAGCACAAGCTCCCCCTGCCCAGGTAGCACAGGCACCGGCCTCTCATGGGACAATGGCACCAGACACAATGCCACCTTCCCCGAGCCGCTGCCTGCCCTCTACGTGCTGCTGCCGGTGGTATACTCTGTCATCTGTGCCGTGGGGCTGGTGGGCAACGCAGCCGTCATCTGTGTGATCCTGAGGGCTCCCAAGATGAAGACAGTGACCCACGTGTTCATCCTGAACCTGGCCATCGCCGACGGGCTCTTCACGCTGGTGCTGCCCACCAATATTGCTGAGCACCTGCTGCAGCGCTGGCCCTTTGGGGAGGTGCTCTGCAAGCTGGTGCTGGCCATTGACCACTGCAACATCTTCTCCAGTGTCTACTTCCTGGCCGCCATGAGTATAGACCGCTACCTGGTGGTTCTGGCCACGGCACGCTCCCGCCGCATGCCCCGGCGCACCGTCCGCAGGGCGAAGGTCGCCAGCCTGTGCGTCTGGCTGGGTGTCACAGTCGCAGTGCTGCCCTTCCTTACCTTCGCAGGCGTGTACAACAATGAGCTGCAGGTCACAAGTTGTGGGCTGAGTTTCCCGCGGCCCGAGAGGGCCTGGTTCCAGGCAAGCCGCATCTACACGCTGGTGCTGGGCTTCGTGGTGCCCATGTGCACCCTCTGCGTGCTCTACGCAGACCTGCTGCGGAGGCTAAGGGCCCTGCGGCTCCACTCCGGAGCCAAGGCTCTGGGCAAGGCCAAGCGGAAGGTGAGCCTCCTGGTCCTGGCCGTGCTGGCCGTGGGCCTGCTCTGCTGGACGCCCTTCCACCTGGCCTCAATTGTGGCCCTGACCACAGACCTGCCCCAGACACCGCTGGTCATCATCGTCTCCTATGTGGTCACCAGCCTCAGCTACACCAGCTCCTGCCTCAACCCCTTCCTCTATGCCTTCCTGGATCACAGCTTCCGGAAGAGCCTCCGCACCGCATGTCGGTGCCAGGGGGCATAA